Part of the Methanobrevibacter sp. genome, GGGTAATTTAAAAGATGAATTTCCAGTAGCAGTAAGTTTAGCTGTTAAAAAACCAGCTCAAATTAGACACAATTCTTTAGAAGCTGCAAGGATTGCTTCTAACAGATTAATGCAAAGAGCTGCTGGTAGAATGGGTTACCACTTAAAATTAAGAGTATACCCTCACCAAATCGTAAGGGAAAACCCAATGGCAACCGGTGCAGGTGCGGATAGGGTACAAAGTGGTATGAGAAACGCTTTCGGTAAACCAATCAGTGTTGAAGCTATCGTTAAAAAAGATCAAAGAATCATCACTATTGACTGCCAAGAAAAGAACTTTGAACAAGCAAAAGTTGCATTAAAAAGAGCAGGTATGAAATTACCAGTTCCATGCAAAATCGTTGTTGACAAAGGCGAAGATTTAATTAAATAGATTTTTAATTAATTTCTTTTTCTACTCTTTTTTTTAACTTTTTTTTATTATCTCACTTTTTTTCAATTTTTATAATTAAATATTTAAACATTAAAATTAAAAATATTATACATATAATTGGTAATATTTTATAGGCTAATGTTGTCAATTTAATATAATTTTTAATCCAAGAGGTTATATGTTATGTATGTTGTAAAATTTGAGGACTTGAACAAGTCTGACATTGGAATTGCGGGCGGTAAAGGTGCTAATTTGGGTGAATTAACCCAAGCAGGTATTCCTGTGCCACCTGGTTTTGTAGTAACTGCGCAAGCTTATGAAAGATTTATGGATGAGGCTGGAATTAACGATCAAGTAATGGGAATCCTTGAAAAGATTGACATTAATGATACTAAAGCTCTTCAAGCTGCTGCTGAAGAAATTAAACAAATAATCATTGAAGCTCCTATTCCAGAAGATTTAGTACTTTTCATCCGTGAATACTATAATGAACTTTGTCAAAGAGTAGGTGAAGATGACACTGACGTTGCAATCAGGTCTTCCGCTACCGCAGAAGATTTACCTGAAGCTTCATTTGCAGGTCAACAAGATACATTTTTACACGTTTCAGGTGATGATGAAGTAATTGAATACATTAGAAAATGTTGGGCATCATTATTTGAAGCAAGAGCTATTTTTTACAGGGAAGAAAATAACTTCGAACACTCAAAAGTATACATTGCTGTTGTTGTTCAAAAAATGGCAAATGCAGACAAAGCTGGTGTAATGTTTACTGTAAACCCATCTACCGGTGAAGAAATTGCTTTAATTGAAGGATCATGGGGTCTTGGAGAAGCTGTTGTATCTGGAGACGTAACTCCTGATAACTATCAAGTTGATAAAAAAGATAATGAAATCATCAATGTCACAATCAGTGACAAAAAAGTAATGTACACCAACGATGAAAACGGAACAAGTGTAAAAGTTGATGTTCCTGAAGATTTAAGAAACGAAAGAGTATTGTCTGACGAAGAACTCATCGAATTAACCGAAATGGGTAAAAGAGTTCAAGCTCATTATGGAGAACCTATGGATACCGAATGGGCTTTTGAAAGAGAAAACTTATTCTTATTACAAGCAAGACCTATTACTACTTTAGGAGATGTTAAAGAAGAAGCAGATGACTCTCCTTCTGATGTTGGAGATGTTCTTGTAAGAGGTCTGGGAGCAAGTCCTGGAATGGCAACCGGTAAAGTAAAAATCGTTTTCGACATCGATGAATTGGATAAAATCCAAGATGGCGACATCATGGTTACAACCATGACCACCCCGGATATGGTTCCAGCTATGAGAAGAGCAAGCGGTATTGTCACCGATGAAGGTGGAGTAACCTGTCACGCATCCATCATTTCCCGTGAACTTGGAATTCCTTGTGTTGTAGGAACAGGTAATGCTACAGCTACCCTGGAAGAAAATACTGGTGTTACTTTAGATGGTAAAAAAGGATTAGTATTTGAAGGAATCTCTCAAACTAAAGAAGAAGCTCCAGCAGTAGCAAATGTTGAAGCAGCTCCAATCATTACTGTCACTGAAGTAA contains:
- the rplJ gene encoding 50S ribosomal protein L16 encodes the protein MVRAYTRRDYIRKTPNSRIVQYDMGNLKDEFPVAVSLAVKKPAQIRHNSLEAARIASNRLMQRAAGRMGYHLKLRVYPHQIVRENPMATGAGADRVQSGMRNAFGKPISVEAIVKKDQRIITIDCQEKNFEQAKVALKRAGMKLPVPCKIVVDKGEDLIK
- the ppsA gene encoding phosphoenolpyruvate synthase, which codes for MYVVKFEDLNKSDIGIAGGKGANLGELTQAGIPVPPGFVVTAQAYERFMDEAGINDQVMGILEKIDINDTKALQAAAEEIKQIIIEAPIPEDLVLFIREYYNELCQRVGEDDTDVAIRSSATAEDLPEASFAGQQDTFLHVSGDDEVIEYIRKCWASLFEARAIFYREENNFEHSKVYIAVVVQKMANADKAGVMFTVNPSTGEEIALIEGSWGLGEAVVSGDVTPDNYQVDKKDNEIINVTISDKKVMYTNDENGTSVKVDVPEDLRNERVLSDEELIELTEMGKRVQAHYGEPMDTEWAFERENLFLLQARPITTLGDVKEEADDSPSDVGDVLVRGLGASPGMATGKVKIVFDIDELDKIQDGDIMVTTMTTPDMVPAMRRASGIVTDEGGVTCHASIISRELGIPCVVGTGNATATLEENTGVTLDGKKGLVFEGISQTKEEAPAVANVEAAPIITVTEVKANVSMPEAAERAAATGADGVGLLRTEHLMLTSGVHPGKFIADGREDELIDTIADNVQIVADAFYPKPVWYRTLDAPTDEFITLEGGENEPREHNPMLGWRGIRRELDQPEILKCEFKAIKKLHEKGYTNIGIMIPLSQSPEELKQAKALCSEVGLEPHKDVDFGMMVEIPAAAIMIDEYIKVGIDFVSLGTNDLTQYTLAVDRNNEFVAKHYSEEHPAVMKLIERTIRKCAEAGVTCSICGQAGSVPHIVEKLVGFGITSVSSNADAIADVRKTVARAEQKIILDAARKRLE